A single region of the Nocardioides sp. W7 genome encodes:
- a CDS encoding helix-turn-helix domain-containing GNAT family N-acetyltransferase, with translation MSDATSVLRRFNRSYTQRIGALDDSFLGLGLPLGTARVLFETGEGSGVQELRERLGLDSGYLSRVLRRLEDDGLVTVAADPEDRRRRRVTPTAAGRRTLRTLDDRSEDLAARLLEPLTERQRGRLTDALATADLLVRAATVSLDVVDPATPPGRLAMGSYFAELDRRFPGGFDPGPTDDVSSMTAPTGTFVLAVSDGAPVACGGVQRIAEGVGEIKRMWVDDAWRGAGLGARMLRRLEAETLDLGYDVVRLDTNRSLTEAVAMYERAGYREIERYNDNPYAEAFFEKNLGRVSTSSADSAHDSC, from the coding sequence ATGTCCGACGCCACGTCCGTCCTCCGCCGGTTCAACCGCAGCTACACCCAGCGGATCGGAGCGCTCGACGACTCGTTCCTCGGGCTCGGGCTGCCGCTCGGGACGGCGCGCGTGCTGTTCGAGACCGGCGAGGGCAGCGGCGTCCAGGAGTTGCGCGAGCGGCTCGGGCTGGACTCGGGCTACCTCAGCCGGGTGCTGCGCCGGCTCGAGGACGACGGCCTGGTGACGGTCGCGGCCGACCCGGAGGACCGGCGCCGTCGGCGGGTCACGCCGACGGCGGCGGGTCGTCGTACCCTCCGGACCCTGGACGACCGCTCCGAGGACCTCGCCGCCCGGCTCCTGGAGCCGCTCACCGAGCGCCAGCGCGGCCGGCTGACCGACGCCCTCGCGACCGCCGACCTGCTCGTCCGGGCAGCGACCGTCTCGCTGGACGTCGTCGACCCGGCCACTCCCCCGGGCCGGCTGGCCATGGGCAGCTACTTCGCCGAGCTGGACCGCCGCTTCCCGGGCGGCTTCGACCCGGGCCCCACCGATGACGTGTCGTCGATGACCGCGCCCACCGGGACGTTCGTGCTCGCCGTCAGCGACGGCGCGCCGGTCGCCTGCGGCGGCGTGCAGCGGATCGCCGAGGGGGTCGGCGAGATCAAGCGGATGTGGGTCGACGACGCCTGGCGCGGCGCCGGCCTCGGCGCGCGGATGCTGCGCCGCCTGGAGGCCGAGACGCTCGACCTCGGGTACGACGTCGTACGCCTCGACACCAACCGGTCGCTGACCGAGGCGGTGGCGATGTACGAACGGGCGGGCTACCGCGAGATCGAGCGCTACAACGACAACCCGTACGCCGAGGCGTTCTTCGAGAAGAACCTCGGCCGAGTCAGCACCAGTAGCGCTGACTCGGCCCACGATTCGTGCTGA
- a CDS encoding FAD-dependent oxidoreductase has product MPTTLPLWLDTPLRPAPRPPLTGEREVDLLVVGGGFTGLWTALRAVERDPGTRVLLVEADRIAEHATGRNGGFCEASLTHGEGNGRTRWPEEYDALHELGLRNLDAIQETVGRYDIDCGFVRGGSLAVATRPHEIEHLEPGTSGFLDESAVRALVDSPTYLAGRHTPDECALVDPARLAWGLADAAERQGAVLAEGTRLLTLTSAGGGVVATTDDATVRARRVVLATNAFPGPLRRLRYATVPVYDYVLATEPLTDAQLAAIGWDPAVGISDSGNQFHYYRITPDRRILWGGYDAIYHYGRSIEAGHEDREATFAVLERNFAATFPQLAGIRFTHRWAGVIDTCTRFCAFFGTAHRGRTAYAAGFTGLGVGASRFAADVLLDLVDGRPTERTRLRMVRRRPLPFPPEPLAWIGINLTRWALAREDATGRRNLWLRTLDRLGLGFDS; this is encoded by the coding sequence GTGCCGACAACCCTCCCGCTCTGGCTCGACACCCCGCTCCGCCCGGCCCCGCGTCCACCGCTGACGGGGGAGCGCGAGGTCGACCTGCTGGTCGTCGGCGGTGGCTTCACCGGGCTCTGGACCGCCCTGCGCGCCGTCGAGCGCGACCCGGGCACTCGGGTGCTGCTGGTCGAGGCGGACCGGATCGCCGAGCACGCCACCGGCCGCAACGGCGGCTTCTGCGAGGCGAGCCTGACCCACGGGGAGGGCAACGGCCGCACCCGCTGGCCCGAGGAGTACGACGCCCTGCACGAGCTCGGCCTGCGCAACCTCGACGCGATCCAGGAGACCGTCGGCCGCTACGACATCGACTGCGGCTTCGTCCGCGGCGGCTCGCTCGCCGTCGCGACCCGCCCGCACGAGATCGAGCACCTCGAGCCGGGCACGTCCGGGTTCCTCGACGAGTCCGCGGTCCGCGCCCTCGTCGACTCGCCGACGTACCTCGCCGGCCGGCACACCCCCGACGAGTGCGCGCTGGTCGACCCGGCCCGACTCGCGTGGGGACTGGCCGACGCGGCCGAGCGGCAGGGCGCGGTCCTCGCGGAGGGCACCCGGCTGCTGACGCTGACGTCCGCCGGGGGCGGGGTCGTGGCGACCACCGACGACGCGACGGTCCGGGCCCGCCGCGTGGTGCTGGCGACCAACGCGTTCCCCGGCCCGCTGCGCCGGCTGCGCTACGCCACCGTCCCGGTCTACGACTACGTGCTGGCCACCGAGCCGCTCACCGACGCCCAGCTGGCCGCGATCGGCTGGGACCCGGCGGTCGGCATCTCCGACTCGGGCAACCAGTTCCACTACTACCGGATCACCCCGGACCGCCGGATCCTGTGGGGCGGCTACGACGCGATCTACCACTACGGCCGCTCGATCGAGGCCGGCCACGAGGACCGCGAGGCCACCTTCGCGGTGCTGGAGCGCAACTTCGCCGCGACCTTCCCCCAGCTCGCCGGGATCCGCTTCACCCACCGCTGGGCCGGCGTGATCGACACCTGCACCCGCTTCTGCGCCTTCTTCGGTACGGCGCACCGCGGCCGCACGGCGTACGCCGCCGGCTTCACCGGACTCGGCGTCGGCGCCTCCCGGTTCGCGGCCGACGTACTGCTCGACCTCGTCGACGGCCGCCCGACCGAGCGCACCCGGCTGCGGATGGTGCGCCGCCGTCCGCTGCCGTTCCCGCCCGAGCCGCTGGCCTGGATCGGCATCAACCTGACCCGCTGGGCGCTGGCCCGCGAGGACGCCACCGGCCGCCGCAACCTGTGGCTGCGCACCCTCGACCGGCTGGGCCTGGGCTTCGACTCCTGA